In the Quercus lobata isolate SW786 chromosome 5, ValleyOak3.0 Primary Assembly, whole genome shotgun sequence genome, one interval contains:
- the LOC115992283 gene encoding calcium-binding protein KRP1-like, which produces MGSRNGVVFEDFFPAMVEKLGAEGFMKELDNGFRLLMDEEKGVITFQSLKRNSALLGLQGMSDEELMCMLREGDLDGDGALNEMEFCTLMFRLSPGLMESSSELLEEAIVSEF; this is translated from the coding sequence ATGGGGTCACGAAATGGGGTTGTGTTTGAAGATTTCTTTCCAGCCATGGTGGAGAAATTGGGAGCTGAAGGGTTTATGAAGGAGCTAGACAATGGGTTTCGGTTGTTGATGGATGAAGAGAAGGGTGTGATCACATTTCAGAGCTTGAAGAGGaactcagctttgttgggattgCAAGGCATGAGTGATGAGGAGCTAATGTGTATGCTTAGAGAAGGAGATTTGGATGGGGATGGGGCTTTGAATGAGATGGAATTTTGTACTCTCATGTTTAGGTTGAGCCCTGGATTGATGGAAAGCTCAAGCGAATTATTGGAGGAAGCCATTGTTAgtgaattttaa